A region of Spirochaetota bacterium DNA encodes the following proteins:
- a CDS encoding iron-containing alcohol dehydrogenase: protein MAGIIDRKAESGFRFFMSKTYGQTIEGIWPDLYIPTAVYAQPDSVTLLPSIIKLFGSRVLFITSSIDFNQYNHLFMPIARNLQNNNIPFIIYDEIPENNTDYIDTAVYFARKTHCDLVIGFGGIHSINAAKAVALLTSNYFFAHELFTYPYLHESVPFISIPVHPLFGFDITPCTILTDIHDGIHKTFFHNYIFPKAVILDPGMSFGIDEETIARYSIATLAIAIESVISKNINNITNTLSLRTIDLIFKNLPAALRESDNETARLNMMMASLMAGIAFSSAQLSVSLALSLALSSLTHIDIASYMAVMLPHIMEYNLTSTPAKYVQMSKVMDEDVRDITVIEAAIKAVEGVRKLALDVDIPQRLSQFDINKAIFSKVAEITLSYPFIQNAPRVLNRDEVETILIAAY, encoded by the coding sequence ATGGCCGGCATAATTGACAGAAAGGCGGAATCAGGATTCCGCTTTTTTATGTCTAAAACGTATGGGCAAACCATTGAAGGTATATGGCCTGACCTCTATATTCCAACAGCTGTATATGCACAGCCTGACAGTGTGACGCTGCTTCCCTCAATTATAAAGCTTTTTGGCTCACGGGTACTTTTTATTACCAGTTCCATAGATTTTAACCAGTACAACCATCTTTTTATGCCCATTGCCAGAAACCTGCAAAACAACAATATTCCTTTTATAATTTATGATGAAATTCCTGAAAACAACACTGATTATATTGATACTGCGGTCTATTTTGCCCGAAAAACCCATTGTGATCTTGTTATAGGTTTTGGTGGTATCCATTCAATTAATGCAGCAAAAGCAGTTGCCCTTTTGACATCCAATTATTTTTTTGCACATGAACTTTTCACTTACCCGTATCTTCATGAATCTGTCCCATTTATAAGTATCCCTGTCCACCCTCTCTTTGGATTTGACATAACTCCCTGTACAATACTAACCGATATCCATGACGGCATACATAAAACATTTTTTCACAATTATATTTTTCCAAAAGCAGTCATCCTTGACCCGGGGATGTCCTTTGGTATTGATGAAGAAACAATAGCAAGGTATAGCATAGCAACGCTGGCCATAGCAATAGAATCTGTTATTTCCAAAAACATTAATAATATCACGAACACCCTTTCATTGAGAACCATAGACTTGATTTTCAAAAATTTACCCGCAGCACTTCGCGAAAGTGATAATGAAACCGCCCGCCTCAATATGATGATGGCTTCACTAATGGCCGGAATTGCATTCAGTAGTGCTCAACTTTCTGTATCCCTTGCATTGTCACTGGCACTTTCTTCGTTGACACATATTGATATAGCTTCTTATATGGCTGTTATGTTACCGCATATCATGGAATACAATTTAACATCAACACCTGCTAAATATGTTCAGATGTCAAAAGTCATGGACGAAGATGTACGGGATATTACTGTCATTGAAGCTGCAATTAAAGCTGTGGAAGGTGTAAGAAAACTGGCTCTTGATGTTGACATCCCACAGCGACTGTCGCAATTTGATATAAATAAGGCTATTTTCTCTAAGGTAGCTGAAATTACACTTTCCTACCCATTTATTCAAAATGCACCGCGGGTGCTTAACCGTGATGAAGTTGAAACTATCCTTATTGCTGCATATTAA
- the flgM gene encoding flagellar biosynthesis anti-sigma factor FlgM, whose translation MVIDKIGNIKNIVEPKNTKSVGKAKSTGKSDSVEISSEAKKAAEQSKIAQVVKQTPDIRAERVRELKEQIANGTYDFNDDRIIDKVAEKIAMQLLRK comes from the coding sequence ATGGTTATAGATAAAATAGGTAATATTAAAAATATTGTTGAACCTAAAAATACTAAATCAGTAGGGAAAGCAAAATCTACTGGTAAATCTGACTCGGTTGAAATTTCCAGCGAAGCAAAGAAAGCTGCCGAACAGTCAAAAATTGCCCAGGTTGTCAAACAAACACCCGATATTAGAGCTGAACGAGTACGAGAACTTAAAGAACAGATTGCCAATGGTACTTATGATTTCAATGATGACCGCATTATAGATAAAGTTGCCGAAAAAATTGCAATGCAGCTTTTACGAAAATAG
- a CDS encoding ATP-binding protein, with the protein MKYYHRTLEKTLSQYLSIFPAVAVCGPRQSGKSTMLKQQYSHTYRYVTFDDPIIRERFLVDPKGFFKEFNNHIIFDEVQKVPDIFNYIKLCIDDNRFEYGNFILTGSSQFTMLKNITESLAGRIGLLTLLPFQYSEIPHLLQKHQIIYGSYPENVVRKYHGVHEWYAAYITNYLERDVRSLFNIGNLKDFQRLLSLLASQTAQELNMNRLANDIGVTVKTIKSWISVLEASYVLFTVLPYYNNIGKRIVKRPKVYFYDTGVVCYLTGIYTLELLQKGPLAGTIFENYIIAELNKIILHHNAHIKIFYLRDNTGNEIDCIIEDLRNKTIYLLEIKLTSTPKPLFAEKIAKLIQQFKNYNPHTHIQGTVLYQGKEDITIHNVRFTHYINFLKEFENLCSDNKSL; encoded by the coding sequence ATGAAATATTACCACAGAACATTAGAAAAAACATTATCCCAGTATTTATCAATTTTCCCTGCAGTTGCTGTATGTGGACCACGGCAGTCTGGAAAATCTACTATGTTGAAACAACAATATTCACATACTTATCGTTATGTTACATTTGACGATCCAATTATTCGTGAACGCTTCTTGGTTGATCCTAAAGGTTTTTTTAAGGAATTTAACAATCACATAATTTTTGACGAGGTGCAAAAAGTACCTGATATTTTTAATTATATTAAATTGTGCATAGATGATAATCGTTTTGAATATGGCAATTTTATACTGACTGGATCAAGTCAGTTTACCATGCTGAAAAATATAACAGAATCATTAGCTGGAAGAATAGGACTTTTGACTTTGCTGCCTTTTCAATATTCTGAAATACCTCATCTATTACAAAAACATCAGATTATATATGGAAGCTACCCTGAAAATGTAGTGCGAAAATATCACGGTGTACATGAATGGTACGCTGCATATATTACTAATTATTTAGAACGTGATGTAAGGTCACTTTTTAATATTGGCAATCTAAAAGATTTTCAACGACTTCTATCACTTCTTGCTTCCCAAACTGCGCAGGAACTGAATATGAACCGTTTAGCCAATGACATTGGTGTTACAGTGAAAACCATTAAATCCTGGATATCAGTACTTGAAGCAAGTTATGTACTATTTACTGTCTTGCCATATTATAACAACATAGGCAAACGAATTGTAAAACGGCCAAAAGTATATTTTTATGACACTGGTGTTGTGTGCTATTTAACTGGTATATATACACTTGAACTATTGCAAAAAGGACCATTAGCAGGTACAATTTTTGAAAATTACATCATAGCTGAATTGAATAAAATAATATTACACCATAATGCGCATATTAAAATATTTTACCTTAGAGACAATACTGGAAACGAAATTGATTGTATAATTGAAGATCTACGTAATAAAACCATATATTTACTGGAAATAAAATTAACTTCCACACCTAAACCGCTTTTTGCAGAAAAGATTGCAAAACTAATACAACAATTCAAAAACTATAACCCTCACACTCACATACAAGGTACTGTACTATACCAGGGGAAAGAGGATATTACAATCCACAACGTTCGATTCACACATTATATAAACTTTTTAAAGGAATTTGAAAATTTATGTAGTGACAATAAAAGCCTTTAA